One Setaria italica strain Yugu1 chromosome II, Setaria_italica_v2.0, whole genome shotgun sequence DNA segment encodes these proteins:
- the LOC101765082 gene encoding uncharacterized protein LOC101765082, which produces MPSTGQRGNTGSPRHSCCLAATTDRPVLLTSPMESSILAAASVSRASVPATVFSPLSSSSRPVVLRTDVAGPSPAARAVRCNAAEGSVLYKLDADEMFNSSEVIQWESGKSINSIAAAQGIRIRRRCRPRYPSEGVGADRAVPRNVLEQIIWDKEVEVSQRKAKTPLQKVMESAERAPPPRDFVGALDAARHRNGVPALIAEVKKASPIKGLLREHFNPVEIAHAYEKNGAACLSILTDEKHFLGSFENLETVRNSGVKCPLLCKDFVIDVWQIYYARSKGADAVLLIAAVLPDLDIKYMLRVCRSLGMTALVEVHDERELDRVLKIDGVQLIGINNRSLGTFEVDTANTNLLLEKRGDIIRKKQIMVVSESGLFTPADVAYVQNAGVSAVLVGESLVTQEDPGRAIVGLFGKELLH; this is translated from the exons ATGCCTTCCACGGGGCAGAGAGGCAACACCGGCTCACCGCGGCACTCTTGTTGCCTCGCCGCCACCACTGACCGCCCCGTCCTCCTCACGTCACCAATGGAGTcctccatcctcgccgccgcctcggtcTCCAGGGCCTCTGTCCCGGCCACCGTCTTCTCGCCGCTTTCCTCGTCCTCTCGTCCCGTCGTTCTCCGCACCGATGTGGCCGggcccagccccgccgcgcgcgccgtccgCTGCAACGCCGCCGAG GGCTCGGTCCTGTACAAGCTGGACGCCGACGAGATGTTCAACTCGTCGGAGGTAATCCAGTGGGAGAGCGGCAAGTCCATCaactccatcgccgccgcgcagggcatccgcatccgccgccgctgccgcccgcggTACCCCTCCGAGGGCGTCGGCGCCGACCGGGCCGTGCCGCGCAACGTCCTGGAGCAGATCATCTGGGACAAGGAGGTCGAGGTGTCCCAGCGGAAAGCCAAGACGCCGCTCCAGAAGGTGATGGAGTCCGCcgagcgcgcgccgccgcccagggaCTTCGTCGGGGCGCTGGACGCCGCGCGCCACCGCAACGGCGTCCCCGCGCTGATTGCCGAGGTCAAGAAGGCGTCGCCCATCAAGGGCCTGCTCAGGGAGCACTTCAATCCG GTCGAGATCGCGCACGCCTACGAGAAGAACGGCGCCGCCTGCTTGAGCATCCTGACTGACGAAAAGCACTTTCTG GGGAGCTTCGAGAATCTGGAGACCGTGCGCAACTCTGGTGTGAAG TGCCCTCTCCTCTGCAAGGACTTTGTCATCGACGTCTGGCAAATCTACTACGCCCGTTCCAAGGGTGCCGATGCGGTCCTCCTGATCGCCGCCGTGCTACCGGACCTTGACATCAAGTACATGCTTCGTGTCTGCCGGAGTCTCGGAATGACTGCTCTTGTCGAG GTTCATGATGAGAGGGAATTGGATCGTGTACTGAAGATAGATGGCGTTCAACTCATTGGTATCAACAACCGCAGTCTAG GGACATTTGAAGTCGACACTGCAAACACAAACTTGTTGTTAGAGAAACGTGGTGACATCATCAGAAAGAAGCAAATAATG GTTGTGAGCGAGTCCGGGTTGTTTACGCCTGCTGACGTAGCATATGTGCAGAATGCTGGTGTTTCCGCT GTTTTGGTAGGAGAATCCCTTGTGACGCAGGAAGATCCTGGTCGAGCAATAGTTGGGTTGTTTGGGAAGGAGCTCTTACATTAA